The following are encoded in a window of Vigna unguiculata cultivar IT97K-499-35 chromosome 8, ASM411807v1, whole genome shotgun sequence genomic DNA:
- the LOC114194379 gene encoding clathrin interactor EPSIN 1 isoform X1, whose protein sequence is MDFMKVFDQTVREIKREVNLKVLKVPEIEQKVLDATDNEPWGPHGTALAEIAQATKKFTECQMVMNVLWTRLGETGKDWRYVYKALAVIEYLVGNGSERAVDDIIEHTFQISALASFEYVEPSGKDVGLNVRKKAETIVSLLNDRDKIHDVRNKASANRDKYIGVSSSGITYKSGGSASYSSGGFSQSSGKYGGFGSRDGDRFSDSNRDKGGSYDDHGKSNHTVASDNQDNSFKKGSSRSVSKSPENKSSRVSKSSTNANNYGSVPSQSSSVPGNSTEDDMDDFNPRGTSTKTSPGNSNQVDLFGQDLIGDFMDAPTSVPVEKPATGNLPEVDLFADASFVSATPQMDKGASSQPQAEVDLFASQPAISTVTPTADLFSIAEPVVQPDSKPEKSGPVDNSSFDPFAAVPLNNFDGSDIFGDFTSQSDSVSSQPSNNVVRDDKHDNITGKTLADTKVPSKKDTFQVKSGVWADSLSRGLIDLNITAPKKVSLADVGIVGDLSDGSEGKEKGPPPSFYMGRAMGSGLGSGSGSIGLGRSGFTPSQPAPADDIFSSLGSQQYQFGAFQK, encoded by the exons ATGGATTTCATGAAGGTCTTCGATCAAACCGTTCGAGAAAT AAAGAGAGAGGTGAATCTGAAGGTGCTTAAGGTTCCGGAAATCGAACAGAAG GTGCTCGATGCAACTGATAATGAACCTTGGGGTCCTCATGGTACTGCACTGGCAGAGATTGCACAGGCTaccaaaaaatt TACTGAATGTCAAATGGTCATGAATGTCCTTTGGACAAGACTGGGCGAAACTGGAAAAGACTGGAGATATGTATACAAG GCGTTGGCGGTTATTGAGTATTTGGTAGGAAATGGATCTGAACGTGCAGTTGATGACATTATAGAACATACTTTTCAGATTTCA GCACTTGCTAGTTTTGAATATGTTGAGCCAAGTGGGAAGGACGTGGGACTCAATGTAAGGAAGAAGGCTGAAACCATTGTGTCCCTTTTGAATGATAGGGATAAGATACATGATGTCAGAAATAAAGCTTCTGCAAACCGTGACAA GTATATTGGAGTTTCTTCTAGTGGTATTACATACAAGTCTGGTGGGTCAGCCTCTTATAGTAGTGGTGGCTTCTCTCAGAGCAGTGGTAAGTATGGAGGCTTTGGATCTAGAGATGGTGACAGGTTTAGTGATAGCAATAGAGACAAGGGGGGATCTTATGATGACCATGGAAAATCAAACCATACTGTTGCAAGTGACAATCAAGACAACTCCTTCAAGAAGGGTTCATCACGATCTGTCAG CAAAAGTCCAGAGAACAAGTCATCTAGAGTATCAAAGTCATCAACTAATGCAAATAATTATGGTTCAGTTCCTTCTCAGAGTTCAAGTGTACCTGGAAATAGTACTGAGGATGACATGGATGATTTTAATCCAAGAGGAACTTCTACCA AAACTTCGCCAGGAAACTCTAACCAAGTTGATCTCTTTGGACAAGATTTAATTGGTGACTTCATGGATGCTCCCACATCTGTTCCTGTAGAGAAGCCAGCAACTGGTAATTTGCCAGAGGTTGATCTTTTTGCAGATGCATCATTTGTATCTGCAACACCTCAAATGGACAAAGGAGCCAGTTCTCAACCACAG GCTGAGGTGGATCTATTTGCTTCACAACCCGCAATTTCTACAGTTACACCAACAGCTGACTTGTTTTCCATTGCTGAACCAGTAGTGCAGCCAGACAGCAAGCCAGAGAAATCTGGTCCTGTGGATAACAGCTCGTTTGATCCGTTTGCTGCTGTTCCACTTAATAATTTTGATGGATCTGATATTTTTGGTGATTTTACTTCTCAATCTGATTCTGTGTCTTCCCAGCCCTCCAATAATGTTGTCAGGGATGACAAACATGATAACATCACTGGTAAAACTTTAGCAGACACTAAAGTTCCTTCTAAAAAGGATACTTTCCAGGTGAAGTCTGGTGTCTGGGCTGATTCACTAAGCCGCGGACTGATCGATCTCAATATAACTGCCC CTAAAAAAGTATCCCTTGCGGATGTTGGGATTGTGGGTGACTTGAGCGATGGATCGGAGGGAAAGGAGAAAGGGCCTCCACCTTCATTTTATATGGGGAGAGCTATGGGTTCAGGTTTAGGTTCAGGTTCAGGAAGTATTGGACTTGGTAGGTCTGGATTCACTCCTTCACAACCAGCACCTGCAGACGACATATTCTCAAGCCTTGGCTCCCAACAATATCAATTCGGTGCGTTCCAGAAGTAA
- the LOC114194379 gene encoding clathrin interactor EPSIN 1 isoform X2, which translates to MDFMKVFDQTVREIKREVNLKVLKVPEIEQKVLDATDNEPWGPHGTALAEIAQATKKFTECQMVMNVLWTRLGETGKDWRYVYKALAVIEYLVGNGSERAVDDIIEHTFQISALASFEYVEPSGKDVGLNVRKKAETIVSLLNDRDKIHDVRNKASANRDKYIGVSSSGITYKSGGSASYSSGGFSQSSGKYGGFGSRDGDRFSDSNRDKGGSYDDHGKSNHTVASDNQDNSFKKGSSRSVSKSPENKSSRVSKSSTNANNYGSVPSQSSSVPGNSTEDDMDDFNPRGTSTNLIGDFMDAPTSVPVEKPATGNLPEVDLFADASFVSATPQMDKGASSQPQAEVDLFASQPAISTVTPTADLFSIAEPVVQPDSKPEKSGPVDNSSFDPFAAVPLNNFDGSDIFGDFTSQSDSVSSQPSNNVVRDDKHDNITGKTLADTKVPSKKDTFQVKSGVWADSLSRGLIDLNITAPKKVSLADVGIVGDLSDGSEGKEKGPPPSFYMGRAMGSGLGSGSGSIGLGRSGFTPSQPAPADDIFSSLGSQQYQFGAFQK; encoded by the exons ATGGATTTCATGAAGGTCTTCGATCAAACCGTTCGAGAAAT AAAGAGAGAGGTGAATCTGAAGGTGCTTAAGGTTCCGGAAATCGAACAGAAG GTGCTCGATGCAACTGATAATGAACCTTGGGGTCCTCATGGTACTGCACTGGCAGAGATTGCACAGGCTaccaaaaaatt TACTGAATGTCAAATGGTCATGAATGTCCTTTGGACAAGACTGGGCGAAACTGGAAAAGACTGGAGATATGTATACAAG GCGTTGGCGGTTATTGAGTATTTGGTAGGAAATGGATCTGAACGTGCAGTTGATGACATTATAGAACATACTTTTCAGATTTCA GCACTTGCTAGTTTTGAATATGTTGAGCCAAGTGGGAAGGACGTGGGACTCAATGTAAGGAAGAAGGCTGAAACCATTGTGTCCCTTTTGAATGATAGGGATAAGATACATGATGTCAGAAATAAAGCTTCTGCAAACCGTGACAA GTATATTGGAGTTTCTTCTAGTGGTATTACATACAAGTCTGGTGGGTCAGCCTCTTATAGTAGTGGTGGCTTCTCTCAGAGCAGTGGTAAGTATGGAGGCTTTGGATCTAGAGATGGTGACAGGTTTAGTGATAGCAATAGAGACAAGGGGGGATCTTATGATGACCATGGAAAATCAAACCATACTGTTGCAAGTGACAATCAAGACAACTCCTTCAAGAAGGGTTCATCACGATCTGTCAG CAAAAGTCCAGAGAACAAGTCATCTAGAGTATCAAAGTCATCAACTAATGCAAATAATTATGGTTCAGTTCCTTCTCAGAGTTCAAGTGTACCTGGAAATAGTACTGAGGATGACATGGATGATTTTAATCCAAGAGGAACTTCTACCA ATTTAATTGGTGACTTCATGGATGCTCCCACATCTGTTCCTGTAGAGAAGCCAGCAACTGGTAATTTGCCAGAGGTTGATCTTTTTGCAGATGCATCATTTGTATCTGCAACACCTCAAATGGACAAAGGAGCCAGTTCTCAACCACAG GCTGAGGTGGATCTATTTGCTTCACAACCCGCAATTTCTACAGTTACACCAACAGCTGACTTGTTTTCCATTGCTGAACCAGTAGTGCAGCCAGACAGCAAGCCAGAGAAATCTGGTCCTGTGGATAACAGCTCGTTTGATCCGTTTGCTGCTGTTCCACTTAATAATTTTGATGGATCTGATATTTTTGGTGATTTTACTTCTCAATCTGATTCTGTGTCTTCCCAGCCCTCCAATAATGTTGTCAGGGATGACAAACATGATAACATCACTGGTAAAACTTTAGCAGACACTAAAGTTCCTTCTAAAAAGGATACTTTCCAGGTGAAGTCTGGTGTCTGGGCTGATTCACTAAGCCGCGGACTGATCGATCTCAATATAACTGCCC CTAAAAAAGTATCCCTTGCGGATGTTGGGATTGTGGGTGACTTGAGCGATGGATCGGAGGGAAAGGAGAAAGGGCCTCCACCTTCATTTTATATGGGGAGAGCTATGGGTTCAGGTTTAGGTTCAGGTTCAGGAAGTATTGGACTTGGTAGGTCTGGATTCACTCCTTCACAACCAGCACCTGCAGACGACATATTCTCAAGCCTTGGCTCCCAACAATATCAATTCGGTGCGTTCCAGAAGTAA